The Salegentibacter mishustinae genomic interval TTCCCGGAATAGTATCGGTCATAAGATCGGCCCCGCCCCAACCTTTTAACTGGGTTTCAGAAAGATCTGTAATTTTAAGCGGAATAGAATCTATGTTGGCTATTGGCGTAGAAACTATTTTTGGAGAGCCACTTCCGCAGGAAGCTAAGATAAGTGCGCTTCCCATAACTAGCGCAGGTTTTAAAAAAGGTATCTTCATTGTTTTTATTAATTACTTTTGAAAAATTATTTACTCGATAATCGAGATTTAATGCCCAGAGGTAGTTTACTTAATTTATTTTTTAATTGAAAAGTTCGTTAAAAGTAAAGGTTTTGTCTAACCTAACCCCTTTTTCGGTGTTTTTTAAGGTGATAATTTCGTTGTGGGCATCGTGCTCCAGGAACAAATAATAACCTTTATCTGCCGCTTTCTTCAAGAATTTTTCTTTTTCAGATAAAGTAAGCAACGGCCTGGTATCAAAACCCATTACATAGGGTAAAGGAATATGGCCGGCGGTTGGCAGTAAATCTGCCATAAACACAAGGGTTTTATCTTTATACTGAATATGCGGAATCATTTGTTTATCGGTATGTCCATCTACAAACAATACGCCAAAATCAAATTCTTTAGCCTGGGTGTAGATTTCGTTCTCCTTACGATCTAAAAAATGAAGTTTCCCGCTTTCTTCCATAGGCAGAATATTTTCGGGAAGAAACGAAGCTTTTTCCCGGGCGTTAGGTTCTGTAGCCCATTTCCAGTGATCTTTATTGCTCCAGAATTTAGCATTTTTAAAAGCCGGTTCATACCCGGTTCTATCTTTATTCCGTTTTATAGCGCCACCCACGTGGTCAAAATGAAGGTGGGTTAGAAAAATATCGGTTATATCATCTCGGTGAAATCCATGTTTTTTAAGCGAATTATCTATAGAATGTTCGCCCCAGGGATAATAAAAACCGAAGAATTTTTCGCTTTGCTTGTCGCCCATTCCGGTGTCTACAAGTGTAAGTTTATCTCCATCTTCAATTAAAAGGCAGCGAGCCGCCATATCTATCATATTGTTAGCATCGGCAGGATTTGTTCTGTTCCAAAGGCTTTTTGGAACCACGCCGAACATTGCGCCGCCATCCAGTTTAAAATTTCCTGATTCTATGGGATATAATTTCATAAGATTCAATTTAGTTTCTGCAAATTACTAAAAGCAAAAAACATGCACTGCTAAAATTCTGTTAGCAGGCATGTTTTAAAACTTAAAGCTTCAATTAATGAAACTTCTATTCCAGATAAATTACTTTTTCACCTTCGGCTATGGTATCGTTGTAGTGGAATGGCCTTATAATTCCTTCAGTATTAATGATAAAAAATGGTAAAATTGAATTTTTATCTCCCTTATGCTCTTTTACCCATTCCCGGGTGGATATCTCTTCTTTAATAGTGAGTGTATTTTCTTTAAAATCTCCATTACTAATTTTAGAGGCCCAGGGTTCTAATTCGGTTTTATTGGCAAAAAGTGAGGTCGCATTAATTTTATCGAGCATATTTACATCTGCCCCGGTTTCACTGGGCGATACCAATACAATTTTGTTAGGTATATAGAAAGCATCTTCGGCAAGTTGGGCAGCCAGAAAGTTTATTTCATTGTTACCGGTAAGCCCGATAAAAGTACCTTTTTCTATGGCTTTTGCATCTTCCATGGTTTCTTCCTTTAAAATATTCCCATACATGCTGTTGAAACCTTGTGTTTTAGCTTCTGCAACCATTTCGCGGTTAGCATCTATTATTACCACCTCATTTTTATCTTGAAGTTTCTTCGCCATATATAAACCAAGCGGATTGGCACCTAAAATAATATAGCCACTCCTGGACTCCTGGTGTACCAATTCGTTTCTTTTTCTTAGCCAGTTTGTAGTCCAGGTTAAAAATAAAGGAACCGTTAATGTGGTGAAAATGGCCATAAAAACCAGGATAGAAAAGATCTCATTATTGATTATGCCCATTTGAAGACCAATACCCGCAATAATAATTTCTACCGCGCCCCGACCGTTCATTCCGGTTCCTACGGCAATACCTTCGCGCCATCCATAACCACTGGGAAGATAGAACAAGGCCGTACCAAAAATTTTCCCTATCATCGCCACCAGGGTAACCACGATAAGCATCACCAAATCTGTTTGAAATACCTCCAGGGTTACATTAAATCCTGCAGAAACAAAGAAAATAGGCGCTAAAAACCCAATAGAAATATCGTGGAATATATTGTTGATATCTTTAGAAATTTGACGATTAAAAACGCCATCCCTAATAAATAGTCCTGCCATAAAAGCTCCTAAAATACTATGCAAACCGGCTACTTCGGCTAATTCTGAAAATCCCAGAACGATTATGAGAATTAAAGTGAAATGAAGCGTACGGCTGTTAATTTTAGATTTCATTAAAAATCTACCTAGCAGCGGCAAAAGATAAATCCCTGCAAGGGCTGTAAAAACAAAAAATAAGATGGCTTTTCCGGCAACCCAGGCTAAACCAAGAGTATCTATACTTCCGGCATCTACATAACTTATAATTCCCGCAAAAATGACCAGGGCAAGGGTATCCGAAATGAGGGCACCGGCCATAAGCACATAAGCAATTCTTGTATTGAGTAACTTTAGGTCTACTAAAATCCTGCTTTTGGTGGCGAGGGAAGTTACGGCTACGGCTATAGCTACAAAAATAGCGGCCATTTGTGTTCCTCCAAAATAAATTATCGTGTAATAGCCGAGAGCAAAAGGAACTATAAAACC includes:
- a CDS encoding MBL fold metallo-hydrolase, yielding MKLYPIESGNFKLDGGAMFGVVPKSLWNRTNPADANNMIDMAARCLLIEDGDKLTLVDTGMGDKQSEKFFGFYYPWGEHSIDNSLKKHGFHRDDITDIFLTHLHFDHVGGAIKRNKDRTGYEPAFKNAKFWSNKDHWKWATEPNAREKASFLPENILPMEESGKLHFLDRKENEIYTQAKEFDFGVLFVDGHTDKQMIPHIQYKDKTLVFMADLLPTAGHIPLPYVMGFDTRPLLTLSEKEKFLKKAADKGYYLFLEHDAHNEIITLKNTEKGVRLDKTFTFNELFN
- a CDS encoding cation:proton antiporter, with the protein product MEELNILNLLIILTSAWLGGSAAKRMGYPAILGELIIGILLGPALLGLLETSEMINVLAEVGIILLMVYIGMEINFRDLGKASWPGLLAAIGGFIVPFALGYYTIIYFGGTQMAAIFVAIAVAVTSLATKSRILVDLKLLNTRIAYVLMAGALISDTLALVIFAGIISYVDAGSIDTLGLAWVAGKAILFFVFTALAGIYLLPLLGRFLMKSKINSRTLHFTLILIIVLGFSELAEVAGLHSILGAFMAGLFIRDGVFNRQISKDINNIFHDISIGFLAPIFFVSAGFNVTLEVFQTDLVMLIVVTLVAMIGKIFGTALFYLPSGYGWREGIAVGTGMNGRGAVEIIIAGIGLQMGIINNEIFSILVFMAIFTTLTVPLFLTWTTNWLRKRNELVHQESRSGYIILGANPLGLYMAKKLQDKNEVVIIDANREMVAEAKTQGFNSMYGNILKEETMEDAKAIEKGTFIGLTGNNEINFLAAQLAEDAFYIPNKIVLVSPSETGADVNMLDKINATSLFANKTELEPWASKISNGDFKENTLTIKEEISTREWVKEHKGDKNSILPFFIINTEGIIRPFHYNDTIAEGEKVIYLE